One genomic region from Bactrocera tryoni isolate S06 chromosome 3, CSIRO_BtryS06_freeze2, whole genome shotgun sequence encodes:
- the LOC120770163 gene encoding PTB domain-containing adapter protein ced-6, whose product MSQLMFWNKQNNNNNIKNQSNDSNKNDKNGATEDAKKDKRNWLHTPDALVNGHVVYLVKFFGNLPVEQAKGIEVVKDAIRKLQFAQEMKKAETGTQEKCKKVEITISVDGVAVQEPRTQKILHQFPLHNISYCADEKGVKKFFSFIAKTVKPLDGGINGTSTGSSNGVSSSNGSNSTGGSNTEETHECFVFISNKLASDITLTIGQAFDLAYKKYINSVEKTDLGKAQQQNAELEKAIAIYKSRLRELSLKLPKSELDSMLFKMGIKDILDLPAAENGALTNGNATKANMLEDKLLIDTNSMHSMKSSSGSSSSFVPIVPPRNNLPSQIIHKSNSQKMEELLLNSDSDSDFDPRADECVDGGSSSSSGGGKNISNDLFGFEPAKSYGQQLFTNQNNNINNNNDSKLVNNNHNGINLSLSNASVGNNSNSLSNNNFTSDLTPPLLAPPPKVAAPRRSTSVTNNITSTNNNNNITVTNGNTDLFGSDPFEINNGPSIFKSKMMSVDDFTLESLDPLRK is encoded by the exons ATGTCGCAGTTGATGTTTTGGAACaaacagaacaacaacaacaacataaagaaTCAATCAAACGATagcaataaaaacgataaaaacGGTGCTACGGAGGATGCGAAAAAGGACAAGCGCAATTGGTTGCATACGCCCGATGCACTCGTCAATGGCCACGTCGTCTATCTAGTCAAG TTCTTTGGGAATTTACCTGTGGAGCAGGCCAAAGGCATTGAAGTGGTCAAAGATGCCATACGTAAGCTGCAGTTCGCCCAGGAGATGAAGAAGGCCGAGACGGGTACTCAGGAAAAGTGTAAAAAAGTCGAAATCACCATCAGCGTGGATGGTGTCGCTGTACAAGAGCCGCGCACACAGAAGATTCTGCATCAATTCCCGTTGCACAACATTTCGTATTGTGCCGACGAGAAGGGTGTAAAGAAGTTCTTTAGTTTTATTGCCAAAACAGTAAAGCCACTGGATGGGGGTATCAATGGCACCTCCACGGGTAGCAGCAACGGCGTGAGTAGCTCCAACGGCAGTAACAGCACCGGTGGCAGTAACACTGAGGAGACACATGAGTGCTTCGTATTCATATCTAATAAATTGGCGTCGGACATTACGCTGACCATCGGACAGGCGTTCGACTTGGCTTACAA AAAATACATCAACAGCGTTGAGAAGACAGATCTGGGCAAGGCGCAGCAGCAGAATGCCGAGCTGGAAAAAGCGATCGCCATTTACAAAAGTCGACTGCGCGAGTTATCGTTGAAGCTGCCAAAATCCGAACTGGATTCGATGCTTTTCAAAATGGGCATCAAAGATATACTGGATCTGCCGGCTGCTGAAAATGGCGCACTAACCAATGGCAACGCCACCAAAGCGAACA TGCTTGAAGACAAACTGTTGATTGACACCAATTCAATGCATTCGATGAAGTCATCGTCGGGATCATCGTCATCCTTTGTGCCAATCGTGCCGCCACGCAACAATCTACCAAGCCAAATCATACACAAATCGAATAGCCAAAAAATGGAGGAGCTGCTGCTCAACTCCGACTCAGACAGTGACTTCGATCCGCGCGCCGATGAATGCGTCGACGGCgggagcagcagcagcagcggtggcGGCAAGAACATTAGCAACGATCTGTTCGGCTTTGAGCCAGCCAAATCATATGGCCAACAATTGTTCACCAATCAGAATaacaatatcaacaacaacaacgatagtAAATTGGTGAATAACAACCACAACGGCATTAATTTAAGTTTGAGCAACGCCAGTgtcggcaacaacagcaatagtttaagcaacaacaattttacaaGCGACCTAACGCCGCCGTTAC TGGCACCTCCGCCTAAAGTGGCCGCACCCAGACGCAGTACATCGGTCACGAACAACATCACaagcacaaacaacaataataacataacCGTGACCAACGGCAATACAGATCTATTCGGCTCGGATCCATTCGAAATAAATAATGGACCCAGTATTTTCAAG